From Microcystis aeruginosa NIES-2549, a single genomic window includes:
- a CDS encoding helix-turn-helix domain-containing protein — protein MFATDKYLELLKQYPPRPIDNEEDLEMMQEVINRLLDKPQLTVEEREYLNVLGSLIYDYEENQEPIPDIYGLELLKFILEEKNLQKQDLLSIFESKSTLDNILDGQQELTPVYIQKLANFLNISPDLFLPS, from the coding sequence ATGTTTGCCACTGATAAATACTTAGAATTATTAAAGCAATATCCTCCTCGTCCTATTGACAATGAGGAAGACTTAGAAATGATGCAGGAGGTTATTAATCGCCTTTTAGACAAACCCCAATTAACGGTAGAAGAAAGGGAATATCTAAATGTTTTAGGGTCTTTAATTTATGATTATGAGGAAAATCAAGAGCCAATACCTGATATTTATGGACTTGAATTGTTGAAATTTATATTAGAGGAAAAAAACCTACAAAAGCAAGATTTGCTATCTATTTTTGAAAGCAAGTCAACCTTGGATAACATTCTTGATGGCCAACAAGAGTTAACTCCTGTCTACATTCAAAAATTAGCCAATTTTTTAAATATATCTCCTGATTTATTTCTTCCTAGTTAG